A stretch of the Leishmania infantum JPCM5 genome chromosome 30 genome encodes the following:
- a CDS encoding putative 40S ribosomal protein S30 — translation MGKIHGSLARAGKVKNQTPKVAKQEKPKQPRGRALKRLKYTRRFLSKTVKPGEKVHMNKQPPGKAG, via the coding sequence ATGGGTAAAATCCACGGCTCCCTCGCCCGTGCGGGCAAGGTCAAGAACCAGACCCCCAAGGTCGCCAAGCAGGAGAAGCCGAAGCAGCCTCGTGGCCGTGCGCTGAAGCGCCTGAAGTACACAAGGCGCTTCCTGTCGAAGACCGTGAAGCCTGGCGAGAAGGTGCACATGAACAAGCAGCCCCCGGGCAAGGCCGGTTAA
- a CDS encoding putative 40S ribosomal protein S30 gives MGKIHGSLARAGKVKNQTPKVAKQEKPKQPRGRALKRLKYTRRFLSKTVKPGEKVHMNKQPPGKAG, from the coding sequence ATGGGTAAGATCCACGGCTCCCTCGCCCGTGCGGGAAAGGTCAAGAACCAGACCCCCAAGGTCGCCAAGCAGGAGAAGCCGAAGCAGCCTCGTGGCCGTGCGCTGAAGCGCCTGAAGTACACAAGGCGCTTCCTGTCGAAGACCGTGAAGCCTGGCGAGAAGGTGCACATGAACAAGCAGCCCCCGGGCAAGGCCGGTTAG